The region gttataaaattaattaaaattttataataataatttataattattaatcaattattttaaataaatcattttaaataaattactaattaagagatatattaaaattttaaagttattataacttcaatttttaaagttattataaattcaaatttaacatataattagaaaatgtatatttaaaatttgaaatttattatctaatatatctacatgacacatgacataatattaacGAAAAGTTGTATTAAAGTGACATTTATCAAGAAAATTTAaaactatttatttattataatatggATGACGgcttaaacaaaaataaaataagacTAAAAAACCATATAAAAACAATTGTAATTCTAGCCTCCGCTAAATCGTGTTTTATATAGATCTCGTCTTGttgttaaataataaaaaatataaagatcaattagtcaaaataaaaataaaaaacaaagagAAATATATGATTTACTTTAAGTAGTACCATAAGAAAAAAATTCTTCAATAAAAAAGAACTCTTTCTTTTGTGATTGTATGATAATTTTGACAAACTAGTTAAGTTTATAGAGTCCATGCATATTCTTACTTTCCTACCATATTTATTATTCATAagtgatctcaattatatatatatatatatatatatatatatatatatatatatatatatatatatatatatatatatatatatatatatatatattgtgagacTATCATATTTTATGAGACATAGAGATCCAATCCAAACCATTAATTTTgaagataaaaaaatattattaaaatgcataataaatgaaaattttagaacttttttaaatattattttcgtcatgtattttatcaaaataaataaataaataaataatttgccgtttttttttcaaaatttacgttaaatattataatagaatattatataataaatatttaaattgaatttttagaaatatataatattctattcgaatattaaactataaatattcaaaaaattCTAATATGGTCAATATAGaaaaaataatcaaactttattgcTTTTTTATTGCTTTTTATTGACAAACTAAAAAAAGGCTATATGgtcaaaatataattatttttctatagtttattttattagtataaattgaattatttatttattcatcattttgtttgtatatattttgaaattttggtttaaaaaatatttaatgttaaCACTTCAATATTTAATGTTTTCTTATAAAAAAcataatgtttatatatatatatatatatatatatatatatatatatatatatatatatatatatatatatatatatatatatataagttttttttaatcaacctGTATACTACACGTCTTTCACACCCAGTATCTCACAAAATTAACATGATCTCAAATGAACTTCTATATCTTccctaataaataattttttttgccaTATGTCATGTTCTCCTTCCATTTAACAAATGTCAATTTATGATAATTTAcaataaattttaattttcacATCTCATTTTATAGATtttcttaatttattaaattttatataatattttaatataataattataataaatatagtaataaattgaTATCAATTTCTTTAATTAGCTTaccttttcatttcaaaatttttaaaataaattttatcagattcttttgtttatttatttaaattatttgttaaatttaaaagataaaaagtattccaattttaataattcattagtttttttattttcttacaaATTCATAGCTCTCGATTATTTAAATcttcatatttaacttttttttttaaattaatttatgtaaTATATGGGTCtacgactagtatatatatatatatatatatatatatatatatatatatatatatatatatatatatatatatatatatatatatatatatatatatatatatatattatgtgggcCATGCAATATAATTTAGCAAATAAAATGTACATAATGCTTCCTCTTTTTAGAACACTTTATGGTAATTAGACTTTTCGTGACCACcatgaatgatttttttttaacggCAACCACCATGAATGATTAATCCATAGAGTAAAATAGTATTATTTTTAGttaaggatatttaatttctcttatttTTAAGTTAAGGATTTTGGATGTTTGAGTAATACTTATCTTAAATGAACCCCGCCACACACTCAAAATTATGTGGGTTACACGCTGAGACGCACCTGAAACCAATTATTTGAGGTTCATATACTTCATATAGGTAGAAACACCCATTTGGTAATTATAACTGTGATATTACTTGATGTATATTGTAATAGTTATAACATGAACGTGCCGCATGTTGTAGTCGCAGTTCTCAGTATATGATGTTTTTGATAGGTTCTGCCCGAAAAAGATGACTTGCGAGGGAAACGGGATGGAGTCAATTTCTATGGTCGACTATGTCACTCATTCATTTAGAATGACGACCGACGAACAAGACGTGGGGTATTTTATGCCGTTATTAAAGACGCTAGGATTGATTACTTTGGAGCAAAGGTGCAAGGAGTTGCAAAAAAAAGGAGATTCTCTCATGGACAGCTTAATTGAGGAACTTCGATCAAAGATGCGTGATATTGAGGGATCAGGTCAGAAAGAAGGAAAAGTGATTGAGTTCTTGTTGGCTAGACAGAAAGAAAATCCTGAACGTTACCCTGATAAACTTATCAGAGGACTTGTGCAAGTATGTTCTTTCGATACACTATAAGTATAATTTtcataaaatgtgaattttttgtAGTCGTGTGGATTATATTAAAAAATGTATCTAATTAACTTTGTGCACGTATGTTTTTCTTAGGTCTTAATGTCAGCAGGAACTGATACAACAGTCGGAGTTTTGGAGTGGGCATTTTCTCTTTTATTGAACCATCCAGAAGTTCTACGGAAAGCACAGAATGAGATTGAGAATTATGTTGGCGATGATAAACGATTCCTCAAGCAATCAGATATGGAGCATTTGCCTTATCTCCATTGCATTGTAAAGGAGACATTAAGAATGTATCCAGTTGCCCCTTTACTAGTCCCTCATGAGTCGTCAAAGGAATGTAGTATTGGAGGATATTACATCCCTAAAGGCACCATGCTAATGGTGAATGCATGGGCTATTCAAAACGATCCCAATGTATGGAAGGAACCTGAAAAATTCATGCCAGAAAGATTTGAAAAGATTGTAGGCGAAAGAGATGGATTTAAGTTAATGCCGTTTGGATATGGAAGGAGGAGTTGTCCTGGAAAGCACATGGCAATGCGTGTGATCACTTTTACTTTGGGCTCACTTCTACATACCTTCGACTGGGAAAGGGTTAGCGAGAATATGGTTGATATGAACGAACAAACACGTCTTGCCTTGTTCAAGGCACAACCATTGATGGCTGTATGTCACCCACGGGCGACCATGATGAATCTACGTTCTCAAATTTAAGCATGTCTTTGTCACGTAGAATAAATATCCATGCAAGAAGTACGTTTGTTTATATAGCGTTAGGTTAATTTATATGTGATAAAGCCTTTGTATGTGATAATATCGCGCTTAGGTGATCAATAGTAGATTATCTTTGGGCTCACTTGTCAATGTAATAGAGCTCCACTTGGTTATCGCCCCTCGCCTATGTGCTTCATGTTAAGGTATCCATAACGTATTGAACTTCATAAAATTTAATGGATTACCAAATCGTTTTTCTATAATTCATATAACTCTATCATTTTTTTCTACACGCATTAACTCTACAAAGttcaataaaatattataaaatataatttatagtaatatttaagaattaaaactttcattttttctCATTGAATTCCAAATCTATTGAATACCAATACGACATCTCATAATGATAAAGTTTGATCAATTAAAAGACAAATAGATTTGTCACCCCGTTCAACTTTTCCATTAAACTCACTATTGTGGATGCTCTTAGCGTAACAAGATAATTATATAATACTCTTTTTGTGTTGGGCTTTTAATTAGCCTTATAACTAGATTAATCCTACATACCTTTTCAATTTATAttcttcattttatttatttatttatttattttgtaattaGGCCTTGCTCAAACGGTAGCCAACTCGGACGGTTGTCCAGAGCCAATGTTTTAAGGTTCCAAAATTTCTAGAATATATAGTATAATTATATATAGAAAAAATTAACTTACCTAAAAATGCtagaaatatttttctttaaattagtttttttagTAATATTGTAACAATATTTGTGTTTATTAATAGTgaagtttataaaaatgtttctattttcaaaaaatttattatatttatgacTATGGGCCTATTTTTTTTTTCGCCATGGCCATATTTGGATCAGTTTTGTTTGTAATTCAGTTTTTTCAGCCAATTATAAAATGATAGTTGTTTTCTTTGCTTTGGTATGGGTTTAATTACATGGTATAAAAGCTCGACTTGATTCTTGATTCATGATTTGTTGATTGTGTAGGACGGTGCTAGTTTcaaaaaaaagggaaaaaaaattGGTTAGTGTTCATCGAGGTTCTGGTAAATTGTCGTTGTTTTTCTTCGTTTGTTTGATTATGGTTCATTTTGCTCATGTTGTTTGTTCATTTTGGTTATTGGTGGTATT is a window of Lactuca sativa cultivar Salinas chromosome 1, Lsat_Salinas_v11, whole genome shotgun sequence DNA encoding:
- the LOC111889111 gene encoding cytochrome P450 81Q32 — its product is MEDLHLYILLLGIAWSIFNRYFVPRIKNLPPTPLLALPEISYLTLFKQLPIHRALYSIAARHGPILLLHFGCRRVLLISSSSLAEDLFSKNDAVFAHRPKLVVGKEFGSNYSNLAWAPHGGHWRHLRRVSCLEILPFHRLPEQHDSLTDEVKLLLGRLFHSQKKTVELKPLFLDLVLNVMMKMFAGNGFCPKKMTCEGNGMESISMVDYVTHSFRMTTDEQDVGYFMPLLKTLGLITLEQRCKELQKKGDSLMDSLIEELRSKMRDIEGSGQKEGKVIEFLLARQKENPERYPDKLIRGLVQVLMSAGTDTTVGVLEWAFSLLLNHPEVLRKAQNEIENYVGDDKRFLKQSDMEHLPYLHCIVKETLRMYPVAPLLVPHESSKECSIGGYYIPKGTMLMVNAWAIQNDPNVWKEPEKFMPERFEKIVGERDGFKLMPFGYGRRSCPGKHMAMRVITFTLGSLLHTFDWERVSENMVDMNEQTRLALFKAQPLMAVCHPRATMMNLRSQI